The following are encoded in a window of Microbacterium sp. LWO13-1.2 genomic DNA:
- a CDS encoding thiamine pyrophosphate-dependent dehydrogenase E1 component subunit alpha — MTTSETPLVRVLDATGRFTPSDAAEPYLPLIDAITDAELEQFYRDMVVIRAIDVQATNLQRQGQLALWPPSRGQEAAQVGSARAARPQDTIFPSYREHAVTRIRGVDPLDIIKLMRGVSHGGWDPSDPKNGNTRLYTLVLGSQALHATGYAMGLAFDGKSGTGDVDSDQAVIVYYGDGASSQGDVHEAMVFAASYKTPEVFFLQNNHWAISVPVSTQSPVPLVQRSAGYGIPSVRVDGNDVLASYAVSRVALDEARSGLGPRAIEAVTYRLGAHTTSDDPTKYRGSDEEQSWAERDPIIRMRAFLEGRGASAAFFDDVETEGADAAEDLRSRTVELGPPPASKVFDHVYSEPHPLIDEQRAWRDSYESSFEGGAK, encoded by the coding sequence GTGACTACCTCCGAGACCCCCCTCGTGCGCGTCCTCGATGCGACCGGACGGTTCACTCCGTCGGACGCCGCCGAGCCGTACCTGCCCCTGATCGATGCGATCACGGACGCAGAGCTCGAGCAGTTCTACCGCGACATGGTCGTCATCCGCGCGATCGACGTCCAGGCCACCAATCTGCAGCGGCAGGGACAGCTCGCCCTCTGGCCGCCGAGCCGTGGTCAGGAGGCCGCGCAGGTCGGCTCGGCTCGCGCCGCCCGTCCGCAGGACACGATCTTCCCCTCCTACCGCGAGCACGCGGTCACCCGCATCCGCGGCGTCGACCCGCTCGACATCATCAAGCTGATGCGCGGCGTCTCGCACGGCGGCTGGGATCCGAGCGATCCGAAGAACGGCAACACCCGCCTGTACACGCTGGTGCTCGGCTCGCAGGCGCTGCACGCCACGGGCTACGCGATGGGCCTCGCCTTCGACGGGAAGTCCGGCACCGGCGACGTCGACAGCGACCAGGCCGTCATCGTCTACTACGGCGACGGCGCTTCCAGCCAGGGCGACGTGCACGAGGCCATGGTCTTCGCGGCGAGCTACAAGACGCCAGAGGTCTTCTTCCTGCAGAACAACCACTGGGCGATCTCGGTCCCGGTCTCCACACAGTCACCGGTGCCGCTGGTTCAGCGCAGTGCCGGCTACGGCATCCCGAGCGTTCGGGTCGACGGCAACGACGTGCTCGCCAGCTACGCGGTCTCCCGTGTCGCTCTCGACGAGGCCCGCAGCGGCCTCGGCCCTCGTGCGATCGAGGCCGTCACCTACCGCCTCGGTGCACACACCACGAGCGATGACCCGACGAAGTACCGCGGTTCCGACGAGGAGCAGTCCTGGGCTGAGCGCGATCCGATCATCCGGATGCGCGCCTTCCTCGAAGGCCGCGGGGCATCGGCTGCGTTCTTCGACGACGTCGAGACCGAAGGGGCGGATGCTGCAGAGGATCTGCGCTCCCGCACCGTGGAGCTCGGCCCGCCGCCGGCATCCAAGGTCTTCGACCATGTCTACAGCGAGCCGCATCCGCTGATCGACGAACAGCGCGCCTGGCGCGACAGTTATGAGTCGTCGTTCGAAGGGGGCGCGAAGTGA
- a CDS encoding alpha-ketoacid dehydrogenase subunit beta, producing the protein MPFSKALNAGLRKAMEDDPRVLMMGEDIGKLGGVFRVTEHLQRDFGERRVLDTPLAESGIVGTAIGLAMTGFRPVCEIQFDGFVFPAFDQITTQLAKLTNRHEGRLSMPIVIRIPYGGHIGAVEHHQESPEAYFTHTPGLRVVSPSTPNDAYWMIQEAIRSNDPVIFMEPKSRYWQKGEVDVESSAVPLHSSRVVRTGSDVTLVGHGAIVTTLLQAAALAESEGTSCEVVDVRSLSPVDYEPILDSVRKTGRMVYAQEAQGFTSLGSEVAATVMERAFYALEAPVLRVSGYDTPFPPAKLEGTYLPDADRILEAVDRSLAY; encoded by the coding sequence ATGCCGTTCAGCAAGGCCCTCAACGCCGGGCTGCGCAAGGCCATGGAAGACGACCCCCGCGTCCTGATGATGGGCGAGGACATCGGCAAGCTCGGCGGCGTGTTCCGCGTCACCGAGCACCTGCAGCGCGACTTCGGCGAGCGGCGCGTGCTGGACACCCCGCTCGCGGAATCCGGAATCGTCGGCACCGCCATCGGTTTGGCGATGACCGGCTTCCGCCCGGTCTGCGAGATCCAGTTCGACGGATTCGTGTTCCCCGCGTTCGACCAGATCACCACCCAGCTCGCCAAGCTGACCAACCGGCATGAGGGTCGGCTCTCGATGCCGATCGTCATCCGCATCCCGTACGGCGGTCACATCGGCGCCGTCGAGCACCACCAGGAGAGCCCGGAGGCGTACTTCACGCACACCCCCGGACTGCGGGTGGTGTCGCCGTCGACGCCGAACGACGCGTACTGGATGATCCAGGAGGCGATCCGTTCGAACGATCCGGTGATCTTCATGGAGCCGAAGAGCCGGTACTGGCAGAAGGGCGAGGTGGACGTCGAGTCATCCGCCGTTCCGCTGCATTCGTCACGTGTGGTGCGCACGGGCTCGGACGTCACTCTCGTCGGTCACGGCGCGATCGTCACCACGCTGCTGCAGGCAGCAGCGCTCGCCGAGTCCGAGGGCACCAGCTGCGAGGTCGTCGATGTGCGTTCGCTGTCGCCGGTCGACTACGAGCCGATCCTCGACTCGGTGCGCAAGACCGGTCGTATGGTCTACGCGCAGGAGGCGCAGGGCTTCACCAGCCTCGGCAGCGAGGTCGCGGCGACCGTCATGGAGCGCGCCTTCTATGCGCTCGAAGCGCCGGTGCTGCGTGTGTCCGGGTACGACACCCCGTTCCCGCCCGCGAAGCTCGAGGGCACGTATCTCCCCGATGCCGACCGCATCCTCGAGGCCGTCGATCGCTCGCTGGCCTACTGA
- a CDS encoding dihydrolipoamide acetyltransferase family protein encodes MSTQNFNLPDVGEGLTEAEIVTWKVAPGDTVAINDVICEIETAKSLVELPSPHAGIVGELLVGEGTTVEVGSPIITFLTDAVDAAPAAPAPAVEEAGGSVLVGYGTGGGATSRRRKPPERSVLSSVGVIAKPPIRKLARDLGVDLTAVTATGGDGEVTRDDVVNHASQASVFRNIQTPEWGDVREETVPAPHAAPGGIARGIASSEASEDRTESIPVKGVRKATSSAMVQSAYSAPHVTVWKEIDASRTMELVKRLKASPDYAEIRVSPLLIMARAVIWAARRTPMVNAAWVDKDGGAEIAVRHYVNLGIAAATPRGLLVPNIKDAQDLGMKDLARALNRLTLTAREGKTTPADQQGGTITITNIGVFGMDAGTPIINPGEAGIVALGTISQKPWVVDGEVRPRWVTTVAGSFDHRVVDGDGMSRFIADVASILEEPALLVD; translated from the coding sequence ATGAGCACGCAGAACTTCAACCTCCCCGATGTCGGCGAAGGTCTCACCGAGGCCGAGATCGTGACGTGGAAGGTCGCCCCCGGCGACACGGTCGCGATCAACGACGTCATCTGTGAGATCGAGACCGCCAAATCGCTGGTCGAGCTGCCGTCGCCGCATGCCGGCATCGTCGGCGAGCTGCTCGTCGGTGAGGGCACCACGGTCGAGGTCGGGTCGCCGATCATCACCTTCCTGACGGATGCGGTGGATGCTGCACCCGCCGCTCCGGCACCTGCTGTCGAGGAGGCCGGCGGCTCGGTGCTCGTCGGCTACGGCACCGGAGGAGGCGCCACCTCGCGCCGACGCAAGCCGCCGGAGCGCTCGGTGCTCTCCTCGGTCGGCGTCATCGCGAAGCCGCCGATCCGCAAGCTCGCCCGCGACCTCGGGGTCGACCTCACCGCGGTCACCGCCACCGGCGGCGACGGCGAGGTCACGCGCGACGATGTCGTGAATCACGCATCTCAGGCCAGCGTCTTCCGCAACATCCAGACTCCGGAGTGGGGAGACGTGCGCGAGGAGACCGTTCCGGCCCCGCACGCGGCACCGGGCGGGATCGCCCGCGGCATCGCTTCGTCTGAGGCATCCGAGGACCGCACCGAATCCATCCCGGTGAAAGGCGTGCGCAAAGCCACCTCGTCGGCCATGGTGCAGAGCGCCTACTCCGCGCCGCACGTCACGGTGTGGAAGGAGATCGACGCCTCCCGCACGATGGAGCTCGTGAAGAGGCTCAAGGCGTCGCCGGACTACGCCGAGATCCGGGTATCGCCGCTGCTGATCATGGCCCGCGCGGTCATCTGGGCCGCCCGCCGCACGCCGATGGTGAACGCGGCCTGGGTCGACAAGGATGGCGGCGCCGAGATCGCCGTGCGCCACTACGTGAACCTCGGCATCGCCGCGGCGACCCCGCGCGGTCTGCTCGTCCCGAACATCAAGGATGCGCAGGACCTCGGGATGAAGGATCTGGCCCGTGCCTTGAACCGCCTGACGCTGACCGCCCGCGAAGGAAAGACGACGCCGGCCGACCAGCAGGGCGGCACGATCACGATCACGAACATCGGCGTCTTCGGGATGGATGCCGGCACGCCGATCATCAACCCCGGCGAGGCCGGAATCGTGGCGCTGGGAACCATCAGCCAGAAGCCCTGGGTCGTCGACGGCGAGGTGCGCCCGCGCTGGGTGACGACGGTCGCCGGTTCGTTCGATCACCGTGTGGTCGACGGCGATGGCATGAGCCGGTTCATCGCCGACGTGGCATCGATTCTCGAGGAGCCGGCGCTGCTCGTCGACTGA
- a CDS encoding DUF2188 domain-containing protein: protein MGNGNVHTSFDDDSQKWVNRREGSQRASSTHDTAAEASERGKDLARNSGSEWLKHRKDNGRIHDRNTYGDDPNPPKG, encoded by the coding sequence ATGGGCAACGGCAACGTGCACACCTCATTCGACGACGACTCCCAGAAGTGGGTCAACCGCCGAGAAGGCAGCCAGAGAGCGAGCAGCACACACGACACCGCTGCCGAAGCGTCGGAGCGAGGCAAAGACCTTGCACGCAACAGCGGCAGCGAGTGGTTGAAGCACCGCAAGGATAACGGCCGTATCCATGACCGCAACACCTACGGTGACGACCCGAACCCGCCGAAGGGCTGA
- a CDS encoding XRE family transcriptional regulator, translating to MAINPARGAFVEALRLSRGFTQAEMARRVNVSQSTLSKVESGTDIDDAHWEELGRALGVPSSAFRAVDPGLAPVHVFHRKQRGTPKGAVNKVGAEIALMTQRLSDLLGAHPTSLRHYELEDGFITPQDIARSVRKDLGLGVEPISNLVAILEDAGAIIMRWPLESIRVDAVAAWPDESAPVILVGEHVTAERQRFTMAHELGHAVMHINEHVDEATVDQEKEADAFAGEFLIPWVALRKEWPAQPSLDALITLKQRWGISLAALIHRGHDTGLLTEDEYRNWSIELSTTGMHRREPASLPREDPTALGSAINEAIEGGASVGELAAQAHMSELEFSSTFLPKEQYS from the coding sequence ATGGCAATCAATCCCGCACGAGGCGCCTTCGTCGAAGCGCTCCGTCTCTCGCGCGGCTTCACGCAGGCGGAGATGGCCCGTCGCGTGAACGTGTCACAATCCACACTCTCCAAGGTAGAGTCCGGCACCGACATCGACGATGCGCACTGGGAGGAGCTGGGACGAGCGCTCGGCGTGCCCTCGTCGGCGTTCCGTGCGGTCGACCCTGGCCTCGCCCCGGTTCACGTCTTCCACCGCAAACAGCGCGGCACTCCGAAAGGTGCCGTCAACAAGGTCGGTGCCGAGATCGCGCTGATGACTCAGCGGCTCAGTGACCTCCTCGGCGCGCATCCGACATCTCTTCGGCACTACGAGCTCGAAGACGGATTCATCACCCCTCAAGACATCGCGCGCTCGGTCCGCAAAGACCTCGGCCTCGGCGTTGAGCCCATCTCCAACCTCGTCGCGATACTTGAGGACGCCGGTGCCATCATCATGCGCTGGCCGCTGGAGTCCATTCGCGTCGACGCGGTCGCCGCATGGCCCGACGAATCGGCACCAGTGATCCTCGTCGGCGAGCACGTCACCGCTGAACGCCAACGATTCACCATGGCCCACGAGCTCGGTCACGCCGTCATGCACATCAATGAGCACGTCGATGAGGCGACTGTCGACCAGGAGAAGGAAGCTGACGCGTTCGCCGGCGAGTTCCTCATACCGTGGGTGGCGCTGCGGAAAGAATGGCCGGCCCAGCCGAGCCTGGATGCCTTGATCACGTTGAAGCAGCGGTGGGGGATCTCACTCGCAGCTCTAATCCACCGTGGCCACGACACGGGGCTGCTCACTGAGGACGAATACCGTAACTGGAGCATCGAACTGTCCACCACTGGCATGCACCGGCGGGAGCCGGCATCGCTGCCACGCGAAGACCCGACGGCACTGGGGAGCGCCATCAACGAGGCCATCGAAGGGGGTGCGAGCGTGGGGGAGCTCGCAGCCCAGGCCCACATGAGTGAACTCGAATTCTCCTCCACATTCTTGCCGAAGGAGCAGTACTCATGA